In the bacterium genome, one interval contains:
- a CDS encoding helix-turn-helix transcriptional regulator, whose amino-acid sequence MAPKTGIRVLLREHRLAAGGMTQQELAERVGVSRQTILSIERGRYRPSIEVALALARVFAVPVEALFQLDDGKVRDD is encoded by the coding sequence ATGGCTCCCAAGACCGGCATCAGGGTCCTCCTCAGAGAACATCGGCTCGCCGCTGGCGGCATGACCCAGCAGGAGCTGGCCGAGCGCGTGGGGGTCAGCCGGCAGACCATCCTCTCCATCGAGCGGGGCCGCTACCGGCCCTCGATCGAGGTGGCTCTGGCGCTGGCCCGGGTCTTCGCGGTTCCGGTGGAGGCTCTCTTCCAACTCGACGACGGGAAGGTGCGCGATGATTGA
- a CDS encoding PQQ-dependent sugar dehydrogenase, with protein MMSQHRVSLLAVGLLVAAGPACSRPAPDACRAIPFAEGLHKPLYLAQAPGDSGRFYIVEQSGRIRILNGGRLQARPFLDLSAAVFDPDARGGGERGLLGLAFHPGFAANRRFVVNYTDRAGDTRIVEYRAASADAADPASARLVLRIEQPYTNHNGGMVDFGPDGTLYIGMGDGGSAGDPENRAQDLGTLLGKLLRLDLDRIPPGAAYGIPADNPFVGVAGARPEIWAYGLRNPWRFSFDTATGELWIADVGQKAWEEVNRQPAGQGGQNYGWRLREGAHCYDPPAGCERPGLVDPFHEYSHDLGCSITGGHVYRGQALPGLRGHYLFAPWCAGKVWALPPDGGPRREILRDLGPLTSFGEDHRNELYVMEGGGKVWRLGAVN; from the coding sequence ATGATGTCCCAGCACCGCGTCTCACTGCTCGCCGTCGGACTGCTGGTCGCCGCTGGACCCGCCTGCTCGCGGCCTGCGCCCGACGCCTGCCGCGCCATCCCCTTCGCCGAGGGTCTGCACAAGCCCCTCTACCTGGCGCAGGCGCCCGGCGACAGCGGGCGCTTCTACATCGTCGAGCAGTCGGGGCGGATTCGGATCCTGAACGGCGGTCGGCTGCAGGCGCGACCCTTCCTCGACCTCAGCGCCGCGGTCTTCGACCCCGACGCCCGCGGCGGCGGCGAGCGCGGTCTGCTGGGTCTCGCCTTCCACCCCGGCTTCGCGGCGAACCGCCGCTTCGTGGTGAACTACACGGATCGCGCGGGCGACACGCGGATCGTCGAGTACCGGGCGGCGAGCGCCGACGCGGCGGATCCCGCGAGCGCGCGGCTCGTCCTCCGCATCGAGCAGCCCTACACCAACCACAACGGCGGCATGGTGGACTTCGGGCCGGACGGCACCCTGTACATCGGCATGGGCGACGGCGGCTCGGCCGGGGATCCCGAGAACCGCGCCCAGGACCTCGGCACGCTGCTCGGCAAGCTGCTGCGCCTGGATCTGGACAGGATCCCGCCCGGGGCGGCCTATGGGATCCCCGCGGACAACCCCTTCGTGGGCGTCGCCGGCGCGCGGCCGGAGATCTGGGCCTACGGTCTGCGCAATCCCTGGCGCTTCAGCTTCGACACAGCCACGGGTGAGCTCTGGATCGCCGATGTCGGCCAGAAGGCCTGGGAGGAGGTGAACCGCCAGCCCGCCGGCCAGGGCGGGCAGAACTACGGCTGGCGCCTGCGCGAGGGCGCTCACTGCTACGACCCGCCCGCGGGTTGCGAGCGGCCGGGGCTCGTCGACCCCTTCCACGAGTACTCGCACGACCTGGGCTGCTCGATCACGGGCGGCCACGTCTATCGCGGACAGGCCCTGCCCGGCCTGCGCGGGCACTACCTCTTCGCCCCCTGGTGCGCGGGGAAGGTCTGGGCCCTGCCGCCGGACGGCGGGCCGCGCCGCGAGATCCTCCGCGACCTCGGCCCCCTGACCTCCTTTGGAGAGGACCATCGAAACGAGCTCTACGTGATGGAGGGGGGCGGCAAGGTCTGGCGCCTGGGCGCCGTGAACTGA
- a CDS encoding dicarboxylate/amino acid:cation symporter yields MRRDGPWYRQLHWQIFIAMALGAALGAIGGEGVVPAVAWLGTLFIRLLRMVIVPLVVFSIVSGIASVGAGGRLGRLFAKTFGYYILSSLLAILLGLLLVNLIRPGVGADLLGAARSALPTLEKPESLLAIIEQVIPANLVAALAGGDMLAIIFFCILLGAAIAGLPAAPRQALGGFFDAGFAAMMRLTSWIIALAPLGVLGLITRLVGESGAGAFRALGLYALTIAVGLTIHLFLVLPLLLVLLGRIDPRIHYRNMLEPLTVAFSTSSSGATLPVTLRAVEQKAGVSNRISSFVLPMGATVNMDGTALYECAGVLFIAQVLGLELGFAQQAIVVFTALLASIGTAAVPSAGLVMIFIVLESVGLRGPEVETIVGAMLAIDRPLDMYRTAVNVCSDTVGAAIVARSEGETGVDCEVR; encoded by the coding sequence ATGCGCCGCGACGGACCCTGGTATCGCCAGCTCCACTGGCAGATCTTCATCGCGATGGCCCTCGGCGCCGCGCTCGGCGCGATCGGCGGCGAGGGCGTGGTGCCTGCCGTCGCCTGGCTGGGCACGCTCTTCATTCGCCTGCTCCGGATGGTCATCGTCCCGCTGGTCGTCTTCTCGATCGTCTCGGGCATCGCCTCGGTCGGCGCGGGCGGCCGCCTCGGGCGCCTCTTCGCGAAGACTTTCGGCTACTACATCCTCTCGAGCCTGCTCGCCATCCTGCTCGGGCTCCTGCTCGTCAACCTGATCCGCCCGGGCGTGGGCGCGGATCTCCTGGGCGCCGCGCGCAGTGCGCTGCCCACGCTGGAGAAGCCCGAGTCGCTGCTGGCGATCATCGAGCAGGTGATCCCGGCGAACCTGGTCGCGGCCCTCGCCGGCGGCGACATGCTGGCGATCATCTTCTTCTGCATCCTCCTCGGCGCCGCCATCGCCGGCCTGCCGGCGGCGCCGCGCCAGGCGCTCGGCGGCTTCTTCGACGCCGGCTTCGCGGCGATGATGCGCCTGACGAGCTGGATCATCGCCCTCGCGCCGCTGGGGGTGCTCGGCCTCATCACCCGCCTCGTCGGCGAGTCCGGGGCCGGCGCCTTCCGCGCCCTCGGCCTCTACGCCCTCACGATCGCCGTCGGGCTGACGATCCACCTCTTCCTCGTCCTGCCCCTGCTGCTCGTGCTACTGGGCCGCATCGACCCGCGCATCCACTACCGCAACATGCTCGAGCCGCTGACCGTGGCCTTCTCGACCTCCTCCTCGGGCGCTACCCTACCCGTCACCCTGCGCGCCGTCGAGCAGAAGGCGGGCGTCTCCAACCGGATCTCTTCCTTCGTGCTGCCGATGGGCGCCACCGTCAACATGGACGGCACCGCGCTCTACGAGTGCGCGGGCGTGCTCTTCATCGCGCAGGTGCTCGGCCTCGAGCTGGGTTTCGCGCAGCAGGCGATCGTCGTCTTCACGGCGCTGCTGGCCTCGATCGGCACCGCTGCCGTGCCCTCGGCGGGCCTCGTGATGATCTTCATCGTGCTGGAGTCCGTGGGCCTGCGCGGTCCCGAGGTGGAGACGATCGTCGGCGCCATGCTCGCCATCGACCGGCCGCTGGACATGTACCGCACGGCGGTGAACGTCTGCAGCGACACGGTGGGCGCAGCGATCGTCGCCCGCAGCGAAGGCGAGACCGGCGTCGACTGCGAAGTGCGCTAG
- a CDS encoding poly-beta-1,6 N-acetyl-D-glucosamine synthase, translated as MDLLHLLDAIEHSRLYFVALVFFAWYPVFSSIVWIVTSLFYFGRRETPAAEREQAEFYALPDPPPPVTVLIPAFNEAADLPNTLAGCAEIDYPDLEIVVVDDASTDATVAAVRPFLADPRFRLVRKTFNEGKAMALNDAIPVTRGEIIIVIDADARPAPELARVMVPHFKAPRVGAVTGNPRVANRKTFLAMLQTIEFTSIISLQRRAQRIFGRIMTMSGVVGAFHRWALLDVGLYHPEMATEDIDLTWRLQLRHWDIRYEPRAVVWMNVPIGLRGLWRQRRRWALGLAQVIRAHGSAALTWRHRRLWPVLSESLLSMLWAYDFVILTSIWILSYAMGYPPVGASPIPNMWGMIIATICLAQLGTGVLLDRRYDKRLGWYYGVAVLYPMIYWMLMAVVTFLSAPRGLFLSPGKGVTRWKPVRDA; from the coding sequence ATGGACCTCCTCCACCTCCTCGACGCCATCGAGCACTCGCGCCTCTACTTCGTGGCGCTGGTCTTCTTTGCCTGGTACCCGGTCTTCTCCTCGATCGTCTGGATCGTGACCTCGCTCTTCTACTTCGGACGCCGGGAAACGCCGGCCGCCGAGCGCGAGCAGGCCGAGTTCTACGCGCTGCCCGACCCGCCACCGCCGGTGACGGTGCTCATCCCCGCCTTCAACGAGGCGGCCGATCTGCCCAACACGCTCGCCGGCTGCGCCGAGATCGACTATCCCGACCTTGAGATCGTCGTCGTCGACGACGCCTCGACCGACGCCACCGTTGCCGCCGTGCGCCCCTTCCTCGCCGATCCGCGCTTCCGCCTCGTGCGCAAGACCTTCAACGAGGGCAAGGCGATGGCATTGAACGACGCCATTCCCGTCACTCGCGGTGAGATCATCATCGTCATCGACGCCGACGCGCGGCCGGCGCCTGAGCTGGCGCGCGTGATGGTGCCCCACTTCAAGGCGCCGCGCGTGGGCGCCGTCACCGGCAACCCGCGGGTCGCCAACCGCAAGACCTTCCTCGCCATGCTGCAAACGATCGAGTTCACGAGCATCATCAGCTTGCAGCGGCGGGCGCAGCGCATCTTCGGCCGCATCATGACGATGAGCGGCGTGGTCGGCGCCTTCCACCGCTGGGCGCTGCTCGACGTCGGCCTCTACCACCCGGAGATGGCGACCGAGGACATTGACCTCACCTGGCGCCTGCAGCTTCGCCACTGGGACATCCGCTACGAGCCGCGCGCCGTGGTCTGGATGAACGTGCCGATCGGCCTGCGCGGGCTCTGGCGGCAGCGGCGGCGCTGGGCGCTCGGCCTCGCGCAGGTGATCCGCGCGCACGGCAGCGCAGCGCTCACCTGGCGGCATCGCCGCCTCTGGCCCGTGCTTTCGGAGAGCCTACTCTCGATGCTCTGGGCCTACGACTTCGTCATCCTCACGTCGATCTGGATCCTCAGCTACGCGATGGGCTACCCTCCCGTCGGCGCGAGCCCGATCCCGAACATGTGGGGTATGATCATCGCCACGATCTGCCTGGCCCAGCTCGGCACCGGCGTGCTGCTCGATCGGCGCTACGACAAGCGCCTGGGCTGGTACTACGGCGTCGCCGTGCTCTACCCGATGATCTACTGGATGCTGATGGCCGTTGTGACCTTCCTCTCCGCGCCACGGGGTCTCTTCCTGTCGCCCGGAAAGGGGGTGACGCGATGGAAGCCCGTGCGCGACGCCTAG
- a CDS encoding SDR family oxidoreductase: MCAIRRIIRLPIPQASLAGRRLPRKGEGRRESRQARRRLQSECLSTSQRVISLTARARGATQWRNATGRSPPHGEARMDLELAGRIAWVSGASRGIGFAIAEALAAEGARLAIGARDVAGLARAAAALASRASAPPFAQPLDLAEAESVAAWAAACRAGLGPAEVLVVCSGGPPAGRHAELGDADWRRAAELLLHGPRALIETALPAMQAAGWGRILVVSSLAVRQPVDGLILSNSLRAAVQGYLRTLANELAPAGITVNGLAPGYTRTERLTELAARQATMRGVSEREIEAGWLAAIPAGRLGEPREIAAAAAFLAGEPAGYITGQLLTVDGGAVRSLL, from the coding sequence ATGTGCGCAATCCGGCGGATCATCCGACTCCCGATTCCCCAGGCTTCCCTGGCCGGCCGCAGGCTTCCCCGGAAGGGAGAAGGTCGGCGAGAATCTAGGCAGGCGCGAAGGCGATTGCAATCGGAATGCCTGAGCACTTCCCAGCGCGTGATTTCCTTGACCGCAAGGGCGCGCGGGGCTACTCAGTGGCGGAACGCGACCGGTCGGTCGCCGCCGCACGGGGAGGCGCGCATGGATCTCGAGCTCGCGGGACGCATCGCCTGGGTCAGCGGCGCCTCCCGCGGCATCGGCTTCGCGATCGCGGAGGCGCTGGCGGCCGAGGGCGCGCGCTTGGCCATCGGCGCCCGCGACGTCGCCGGCCTCGCGCGCGCTGCCGCGGCGCTGGCGTCCCGCGCGAGCGCGCCGCCCTTCGCGCAGCCGCTCGATCTCGCCGAGGCCGAGTCGGTGGCCGCCTGGGCCGCTGCCTGCCGGGCGGGGCTCGGTCCCGCCGAGGTGCTCGTCGTCTGCAGCGGGGGACCGCCGGCCGGTCGCCACGCCGAGCTTGGCGACGCCGACTGGCGCCGCGCGGCCGAGCTGCTGCTGCACGGCCCGCGCGCGTTGATCGAGACCGCGCTTCCCGCGATGCAGGCGGCAGGCTGGGGGCGCATTCTCGTCGTCAGTTCGCTGGCGGTGCGCCAGCCGGTGGACGGGCTGATCCTCAGCAACAGCCTGCGCGCGGCGGTGCAGGGCTACCTGCGCACGCTGGCGAACGAGCTGGCGCCTGCGGGGATCACGGTGAACGGCCTGGCGCCCGGCTACACGCGAACCGAGCGGCTGACCGAGCTGGCCGCGCGCCAGGCGACGATGCGCGGGGTGAGCGAGCGCGAGATCGAGGCCGGCTGGCTAGCGGCGATTCCGGCCGGACGTCTCGGCGAGCCGCGCGAGATCGCGGCCGCAGCGGCCTTCCTTGCCGGGGAGCCGGCGGGTTACATTACCGGGCAGCTCCTCACCGTCGACGGCGGCGCCGTCCGGTCCTTGCTCTGA